Proteins encoded by one window of Nasonia vitripennis strain AsymCx chromosome 5, Nvit_psr_1.1, whole genome shotgun sequence:
- the LOC116417824 gene encoding protein BCCIP homolog isoform X2 — protein sequence MAAPVKRRELQREVDKNQRDDEEDSIDESSGEENDNDVADEQGMEIQVDFEGRNPQDPDFHGIKTLLQQLFLKAHIDLGSLTDLIIQQNYVGSVVKQSQDEAESDDEDDDVNDVFGITTVINVSDRQNVPCIQELRDLLKQLANEHATDSTNAMIKNVLENDAAALGLLINERFVNIPAQISVPLLENLISEMSRAANKKMPFDFSYYILICKLYKTNEENQKKKNKSKRKNATEEPNVIWSNPEEEIFAEEADCSFEFSVEKDSDNGLSGAWTEDDYEMVPYRRVLLFESAKLQQIIDKIKTQLS from the exons ATGGCCGCCCCGGTAAAGAGACGCGAATTGCAGCGCGAGGTCGACAAAAATCAGCGCGACGATGAGGAGGACAGCATCGACGAGTCCAGCGGCGAGGAGAACGACAACGACGTCGCCGACGAGCAG gGAATGGAAATTCAAGTAGACTTTGAAGGGCGTAATCCTCAAGATCCAGATTTTCATGGAATTAAAACCCTTCTACAACAACTTTTCTTGAAGGCTCACATCGATCTTGGAAGCTTGACGGATTTGAtaattcaacaaaattatgtcGGTTCAGTAGTCAAACAATCGCAGGATGAAGCAGAGTCTGATGATGAGGACGATGATGTAAATGATGTATTCGGTATTACTACGGTCATCAATGTTTCAGACAGACAG AATGTACCTTGCATTCAGGAACTGAGAGACTTATTAAAGCAACTTGCCAATGAACACGCAACCGACTCCACAAATGCCATGATCAAAAACGTACTCGAGAACGACGCTGCCGCTTTGGGACTTTTAATTAACGAACGATTCGTCAACATTCCTGCGCAGATTTCTGTGCCCCTCCTTGAAAATCTCATTTCGGAAATGAGCAGAGCAGCCAACAAGAAAATGCCGTTCGATTTCTCTTACTACATTctcatttgcaaactttacAAGACCAACGAGGAGAACcagaagaaaaagaacaaGAGCAAACGAAAAAATGCCACCGAAGAGCCAAACGTAATTTGGAGCAACCCCGAGGAGGAAATATTCGCAGAGGAGGCTGATTGCAGTTTTGAATTCTCCGTGGAAAAGGACTCGGATAACGGATTGTCTGGCGCATGGACCGAGGACGACTACGAAATGGTTCCCTACAGGCGGGTATTGCTTTTCGAATCCGCCAAACTGCAGCAAATAATCGACAAGATCAAGACTCAGCTTTCGTAA
- the LOC116417824 gene encoding uncharacterized protein LOC116417824 isoform X1, with product MSDWWYDMKFYSLKFMLEKYGQFSNKFGMLCIAREENVTGKRVYFIASLNKFLYHYPIMSNRHYYEIITDKSTIYFDLEYNRSDSFFINDEKGFTLFIELLKQFLLAKFPNIQANEIYYLTLDASNHKKFSRHVIVRLISKNTEYIHNNNFDALRALMLEFRDFIIGFVFGINYDASMYRNIDISNGKYLRKYQKNVDISEQDLCYDKFASEYSTKNAKEIVIFLADGLFIDYKVYDRNRNFRLMDSSKKNDESRILKFKPNLSVLPFKNLKSDNVLRFSFISKPFCSNRKFIRSDMKNNNADLNDTTIVAVKKASLLKFVPDELTIDQTLNLQKACKTIESLSFSITQISRVYHDIFCINVFERFCIIEKKLNRKNRVYFIYNINSSVIRFKCFDCGKSKFSDIPVSEL from the exons ATGTCAGATTGGTGGTATGAcatgaaattttattcattaaaattcatgTTGGAGAAATATGGGCAATTTAGTAACAAATTTGGAATGCTGTGTATAGCTCGAGAAGAAAATGTTACCGGAAAAAGAGTTTACTTCATTGCCAGTTTGAATAAGTTTTTGTATCATTATCCAATTATGTCTAACCGGCATTATTACGAG ATAATTACAGACAAATCTACGATTTACTTCGATCTCGAGTATAATCGATcagattctttttttatcaacGACGAGAAAGGATTCACTCTTTTCATAGAATTATTGAAACAATTTCTTCTGGCTAAGTTTCCTAACATTCAAGCAAATGAAATTTATTATCTAACGCTGGACGCTTCTAATCATAAGAAATTTAGTCGACACGTTATAGTTCGATTAATTAGTAAAAATACGGAATATATACACAATAACAATTTCGATGCCTTGCGTGCTCTTATGCTAGAATTCAGAGACTTTATCATTGGGTTCGTGTTTGGTATAAATTACGATGCAAGTATGTATCGAAATATTGACATTTCAAATGGAAAATATTTACGAAAGTATCAAAAAAACGTCGACATATCAGAGCAAGATCTTTGCTATGATAAATTCGCTTCGGAATATTCAACTAAGAATGCCAAAGAAATTGTAATATTCTTAGCTGATG gtttatttattgattacaaAGTCTATGACAGGAACAGAAACTTTCGGTTGATGGATTCTTCCAAAAAGAATGACGAATCcagaatattaaaattcaagcCGAATCTGTCAGTTTTACCGTTCAAGAACTTAAAGTCTGATAATGTTTTGCGATTCTCTTTTATATCAAAACCATTTTGCAGTAATAGAAAGTTCATTCGATcagatatgaaaaataataacgctGATCTCAATGATACTACAATCGTTGCTGTCAAAAAAGCATCATTGTTGaaatttgttccagatgaatTAACTATTGATCAAACATTAAATTTGCAGAAGGCCTGTAAAACAATTGAATCACTTTCATTTTCAATTACTCAAATATCTAGAGTTTATCATGATATATTTTGTATCAATGTTTTCGAACGTTTTTGTATAATTGAAAAGAAGTTAAACCGAAAAAAccgtgtatattttatatacaatataaataGTTCCGTTATACGATTTAAGTGTTTTGATTGTGgcaaatcaaaattttcagaTATTCCAGTTTCAGAATTGTGa
- the LOC103316855 gene encoding uncharacterized protein LOC103316855, producing the protein MSDDSDLDDSLREFTADSKKSYKEREKGSQSQTSQSQEKWSDQKIRRKLFFSETKVDLFKKQLEKSTNQCYRRRDGKSKFDLKNESRTSRNPLIKFRHIRLECIYAKESVPLPLSEKKRKTYTSSLGCNGQIKLKLSEDGSCYCVSEIVPHDKHPQANAATCKLLPQSRKLNAEQKKLVKETLKVDGNKLKLVTKLNEEGTKANQRIATTV; encoded by the exons ATGTCTGACGATAGCGATTTGGACGACAGTCTGAGGGAATTTACTGCCGATTCCAAGAAAAGTTacaaagaaagagagaagggaaGTCAGAGTCAGACTTCTCAGTCTCAAGAAAAATGGTCAGATCAAAAAATAAGgaggaaattatttttttctgagaCGAAAGTAGATCTGTTCAAAAAACAGTTGGAAAAATCGACGAATCAATGTTATCGACGACGCGACGGTAAAAGCAAGTTTGACCTTAAAAATGAAAGTCGCACATCGAGGAATCCACTCATCAAGTTTCGGCATATTCGTTTGGAATGCATCTACGCGAAGGAGTCGGTCCCATTACCACTATCCGAAAAGAAGCGAAAAACATA CACTTCTTCCCTTGGATGTAATGGtcaaataaaattgaaattgtcTGAAGATGGGAGCTGTTACTGTGTTTCAGAAATCGTCCCGCATGACAAACATCCACAAGCAAAT GCTGCAACTTGTAAACTTTTACCGCAATCTCGTAAATTGAATgctgaacaaaaaaaattggttAAAGAGACTTTGAAAGTTGATGGAAACAAATTGAAATTAGTTACTAAGTTGAACGAGGAAGGCACCAAA GCAAATCAACGAATTGCGACCACTGTTTAA